A genomic window from Lasioglossum baleicum chromosome 7, iyLasBale1, whole genome shotgun sequence includes:
- the LOC143210283 gene encoding uncharacterized protein LOC143210283: MAKNENNRNEGSAEIEGENRNDRHEESEKILIIDPDSEELDFNHSRLTKLENLEPLSKIRKLCFTWNLIKKIENLDTLTTLVELELRDNQIVAIENLSALANLELLDLSFNRIKKIEGLEDLLSLQKLFLSSNKIQCIENLSHLKNLTTLELGDNKIREICNFEGLQNLTSLFLGKNKIAKIQNLECLINLQLLSLQSNRIVRIENLEELKKLDQLYISENNITVIEGLRNCDKLTTLDLANNKITKIQNIDHLVDLEEFWINNNEIDDWTTIKNLTANQKLQTVYFEHNPVAADLNYRTKIKLLLPWLIQLDATLCR, encoded by the exons atGGCAAAAAATG AAAATAATAGAAACGAAGGATCAGCTGAAATCGAAGGGGAAAATAGAAATGATAGACACGAAGAATCCGAAAAAATTCTTATCATAGATCCGGATAGTGAA GAATTAGACTTCAATCATTCAAGACTaacaaaattagaaaatttggaACCATTATCAAAAATACGGAAACTGTGTTTTACCtggaatttaattaaaaaaattgaaaatcttgacACTCTCACAACGTTGGTTGAACTAGAGTTGAGGGATAATCAGATTGTTGCAATCGAAAATTTAAGTGCTCTTGCAAATTTAGA GCTTTTAGATCTGTCTTTCaatcgtataaaaaaaattgaaggattGGAGGATTTATTGAGTTTACAAAAGTTATTCTTGTCGTCGAATAAGATCcaatgtattgaaaatttatcgCATCTGAAAAATTTAACAACTCTTGAATTAGGTGATAACAAAATACGCGAAATCTGTAATTTCGAAGGTCTTCAAAATTTAACAAGTTTATTTCttggtaaaaataaaattgcaaaaattCAGAACCTAGAATGTTTAATAAATCTTCAGTTATTAAGTTTACAAAGTAATCGCATCGTACGGATAGAGAATCTGGAAGAACTAAAAAAACTAGATCAATTATATATATCtgagaataatataacagtcATAGAAGGACTGAGAAATTGTGATAAGCTAACTACGTTAGATTtagcaaataataaaataaccaAGATTCAAAACATCGATCATTTAGTAGACTTGGAGGAGTTTTGG ataaataataatgaaattgaTGATTGGACAACCATCAAAAACTTAACAGCTAATCAAAAATTACAGACTGTTTATTTCGAACATAATCCTGTAGCTGCAGATCTCAACTAcagaacaaaaataaaattgttgctACCATGGCTCATCCAACTAGATGCAACACTTTGTAGATGA
- the LOC143210282 gene encoding uncharacterized protein LOC143210282 yields MSSKSLRTSLPRKPFRELSSSQKRRVLNVVRTKLRSRKKAARPANVSVPDIPLTSSSSFAYSNVESSRQPTIDIDIDHDMPGTSSSFPSSIPSRNDTARPSAVAVSEPSFRDSLATCFVDNNISHTQANNILRVLHKHSCFRKLPIDARTLLSTPRTRVTTSVVEPGEYVHFGVESKIIEYLCETLETIPERLILNFHVDGCTIDTHKKVQLWPIQIRIINMRNSKPMVVGIYKGPNKPGDCNIYLKKFVSDINVMMSKGGIILQGKTIPVQLRCFIADALARAFILNHKNHLSSNPCSKCKLCGTTIGKRRVFRGINHHRRCDNDYANSPDKYHQKGNSPLAALQMGMVSQVPFEYMHLVCLGIVKKLLSAWVSGNYSKETRLSRNMISIISARMAVLDKYCPSDFSRRPRPIEEYSTFKATEFRQFLLYTGPVVMYGILATNVYTHFLLLHIAIRILVSPSLIEKHVNFAKAALELFVSTSEEFYGSSFLSYNVHCLLHLADDASRFGTLDSFSAFAYENTMSIFNRYIRTPGKPLQQYVNRMAELKSHGSTEGCSDYFTTTVHASMIKFFNLGFSKNDRDNCCILRDGSICIIASIHPCEDAYTLGVRRFEIIDQFYDVLLSSSDLDIFKCAALSTDVTFVSIQDVTAKCYRMPLNSTHANGDDALGISSQWVVKVLAHAEKT; encoded by the coding sequence ATGTCTAGCAAAAGCTTACGAACGTCGTTACCGCGGAAACCATTTCGGGAATTGAGTTCCAGTCAAAAACGGCGCGTTTTGAATGTAGTAAGAACAAAGTTGAGGTCGCGTAAAAAAGCAGCACGCCCCGCTAATGTTAGTGTACCGGATATTCCTCTCACCAGCTCGTCTTCGTTCGCGTATTCTAATGTCGAGTCTTCGCGTCAACCTACTATCGACATAGATATTGATCACGACATGCCCGGCACTTCGAGTTCTTTTCCTTCGTCAATTCCGTCGCGCAATGACACAGCCCGGCCATCTGCTGTCGCTGTGTCAGAACCCTCGTTTCGCGATAGTTTAGCCACTTGTTTCGTGGACAATAACATATCGCACACCCAGGCGAATAACATATTACGCGTTTTGCACAAACATTCGTGTTTTCGGAAGTTGCCAATAGATGCAAGAACTTTACTTTCCACGCCACGCACCAGAGTCACCACGTCTGTGGTGGAGCCTGGTGAATATGTTCATTTCGGGGTAGAGTCTAAAATAATAGAATACTTATGTGAAACCCTCGAAACCATTCCCGAacgtttaattttaaatttccatGTTGACGGGTGCACCATCGACACCCACAAAAAAGTTCAGCTTTGGCCAATTCAAATTCGAATCATAAATATGCGTAATAGCAAACCGATGGTTGTAGGCATCTATAAAGGTCCAAATAAACCCGGGGATTGTAATATTTACCTTAAAAAATTTGTCTCCGACATCAATGTGATGATGTCGAAAGGAGGCATTATTTTGCAAGGTAAAACAATCCCTGTGCAGTTGAGATGTTTTATTGCGGATGCACTAGCGCGGGCTTTTATTTTAAATCACAAAAATCATTTATCTTCTAATCCTTGTTCCAAATGTAAATTGTGCGGTACCACAATAGGGAAACGTCGGGTTTTCCGTGGCATCAATCATCATCGTCGATGCGATAATGATTATGCCAATAGCCCCGATAAATATCATCAAAAAGGAAATAGTCCATTAGCGGCCCTCCAAATGGGAATGGTTTCTCAGGTTCCCTTCGAATACATGCACCTTGTTTGTCTGGGCATTGTAAAGAAATTGTTATCCGCCTGGGTGTCTGGTAATTATTCAAAGGAAACAAGATTGTCCCGAAACATGATTTCTATCATCTCCGCGCGAATGGCAGTACTCGATAAGTACTGTCCATCCGATTTTTCTAGACGCCCGAGGCCaatagaagaatattcaacttttaaagcgaccgagtttcgccaatttctcttatataccggcccggtagtaatgtacgggatattagctacgaatgtgtatactcattttttgttgctccatatcgcgattaggatattagtttcaccctcgcttatagagaaacatgtgaattttgcaaaagcggcattggaattgtttgtttctacTTCCGAAGAATTTTACGGTTCATCTTTCTTATCGTATAATGTCCACTGCCTCCTTCATTTGGCGGATGACGCCAGCCGTTTCGGAACGTTAGATTCATTTTCCGCGTTTGCGTACGAAAACACAATGTCCATTTTTAATAGATATATCAGAACGCCGGGTAAACCCCTCCAACAGTATGTAAATAGGATGGCGGAATTAAAAAGTCATGGTAGCACGGAGGGATGTAGTGATTATTTCACTACCACTGTCCATGCTTCCatgattaaatttttcaatttaggcTTTTCCAAAAACGATCGCGACAACTGCTGCATTTTACGCGACGGATCAATTTGTATTATCGCATCAATTCACCCGTGCGAAGATGCGTACACGTTAGGTGTTAGACGTTTTGAAATTATAGATCAATTTTACGATGTATTATTATCCTCTTCGGATTTGGATATTTTTAAATGTGCGGCTTTGAGCACAGATGTAACCTTTGTAAGTATACAAGATGTCACGGCAAAATGTTATCGAATGCCGCTGAACAGCACGCATGCAAACGGCGATGACGCATTGGGTATCTCATCCCAATGGGTTGTCAAAGTGCTTGCGCACGCTGAGAAAACGTAA
- the LOC143211044 gene encoding uncharacterized protein LOC143211044 — protein sequence MTILLHLVQQLGQRFDMGLQQLEQKMNMGLQQLEQRVDMGLQQLQQNVDMGLQEIQQKVEMSTKQLEKKVEKITGMVRAEYLGQRPHWLPLDSQEDIQNFENCPDSDYHSVVGYLHQLGGHSLREAVRACFDDALSGTVALTHTWTGIRGTRPLYNTRIVRAIYEATLRNGDVIDYVLDQNDDDAVFEYLRAENDDGIEYLEPEFNDIIRLQQLEKKVDQQRNNWENRGTVVTLRTWSGIRGTRLLYYRRIMRAIHETTIRSTWYQRRRISRRRGRQRTSIVKRTFRDALAVTDARGCWTGRDYEDDHFYPGDKNGEGAVPSSTTNLTEFHLYLVYVRVTLKEHAVPEKRRRIRKICPDSTRNPNQKMLLK from the exons ATGACGATATTGCTGCATCTTGTCCAGCAGTTGGGGCAGAGGTTTGA TATGGGACTGCAGCAGTTGGAGCAGAAGATGAA TATGGGACTGCAGCAATTAGAGCAGAGGGTGGA TATGGGACTGCAGCAATTGCAGCAGAATGTAGA TATGGGACTGCAGGAAATCCAGCAAAAAGTTGA AATGAGTACGAAGCAATTGGAGAAGAAGGTGGA GAAAATAACTGGGATGGTACGGGCCGAGTATCTAGGGCAACGACCGCACTGGCTACCGCTAGATTCTCAAGAGGATATCCAAAATTTTGAGAATTGTCCCGATAGCGACTACCACAGTGTC gTTGGGTATTTGCACCAATTAGGAGGGCACTCGTTGCGAGAAGCAGTCAGAGCTTGTTTCGACGATGCCCTCTCCGGCACTGTGGCATTGACGCATACGTGGACGGGCATCCGTGGAACCCGCCCGCTGTATAACACGCGGATAGTGAGGGCCATCTACG AAGCTACGCTTCG AAACGGCGACGTTATCGACTACGTCTTGGACCAAAACGACGACGATGCCGTTTTCGAGTACCTCCGTGCCGAAAACGATGACGGTATAGAGTACTTAGAACCGGAGTTCAACGACAT TATCAGATTGCAGCAATTGGAGAAGAAGGTGGA CCAACAGCGGAATAACTGGGAGAATCGCGGCACTGTCGTGACGTTGCGCACGTGGTCGGGTATCCGTGGGACCCGCCTACTGTACTACAGACGGATAATGAGGGCCATCCACG AGACTACGATCCGGTCAACCTGGTACCAACGACGACGGATTTCGCGGCGGCGGGGAAGGCAGCGCACTTCAATCGTCAAGCGAACCTTCCGCGACGCCCTTGCCGTCACCGATGCCCGCGGATGTTGGACAGGCCGCGACTACGAAGATGACCACTTTTACCCCGGTGACAAAAACGGCGAGGGCGCCGTGCCGTCCTCAACTACCAACCtgacagag ttTCATTTATATTTGGTTTATGTTCGAGTTACCCTGAAGGAGCACGCCGTTCCGGAGAAGAGGCGCAGAATCAGGAAAATATGTCCAGACTCGACCAGAAATCCCAACCAGAAGATGCTTCTGAAGTAA